In one window of Bdellovibrio bacteriovorus W DNA:
- a CDS encoding putative stress-induced protein OsmC (COG1765 Predicted redox protein, regulator of disulfide bond formation), giving the protein MVKMTAIYEGEKHCEITHGPSGSIIHTDAPKDNNGKGEAFSPTDLLGAAMGGCMLTVMSIVAERDGVDLKGSKVEVEKEMGTNPRRIVKLNVVLRLPKAIPADYRQKLENTAMTCPVKQSVHPDMQVPVEFVYDI; this is encoded by the coding sequence ATGGTAAAAATGACGGCAATTTATGAAGGCGAAAAACACTGTGAGATCACGCACGGCCCTTCAGGCTCTATTATCCACACAGACGCTCCTAAGGACAACAACGGCAAGGGTGAGGCTTTCTCCCCGACAGATCTTTTAGGTGCTGCTATGGGCGGCTGTATGCTGACTGTGATGTCTATTGTGGCTGAACGTGATGGCGTCGATCTAAAGGGTTCAAAAGTCGAGGTAGAAAAAGAAATGGGTACGAATCCCCGCCGCATCGTTAAGTTGAACGTGGTTCTTCGTCTGCCAAAAGCTATTCCTGCAGATTACAGACAGAAGCTTGAAAACACGGCGATGACTTGTCCTGTGAAACAAAGTGTTCACCCCGATATGCAAGTGCCGGTGGAGTTTGTTTACGATATCTAG
- a CDS encoding isopenicillin N epimerase (COG0520 Selenocysteine lyase): MIDFSQDFQRKDPSLININNGTLGLCPDVVIDAQIEELKKYEFNTSASLGGSWPRLWEVQKQLGLFLNASPEDLFLRPNITVVLNDLIIGLTLPAKSEILSFEFEYGAIVNILKKKCEDDSLSLRLLKADLLLKPRTSKNDFLNYLESELRPETKLVVISHIFTGTGHCVPLVEIQKLLTSKGILLIVDGAHGPGAMNIDFENELKDLDFYSGNLHKWTMGPKGTAFGWVNPSKQHLLKPLMASWTYYPDIPVHYQMFSHAGSFASRMLWSHSQAFSAYFALEKCFSYWNRYGKEVLFQEIQKRAQWISKELGAAGLVHTTYEQEEFVSPLLCYKLEQFDESLFKRLLLELNGVRVQIGRPQVPDHQFLRISAHIHNTQAELAQAVECLKLAIKK, from the coding sequence ATGATTGATTTTTCTCAAGACTTTCAAAGAAAAGATCCAAGTCTGATTAATATCAATAATGGCACCTTGGGGCTTTGCCCAGATGTTGTTATTGATGCGCAAATCGAAGAGTTAAAGAAATACGAATTCAACACCTCGGCTTCTTTGGGTGGTTCATGGCCAAGACTTTGGGAGGTGCAAAAGCAGCTTGGGTTGTTTTTAAATGCAAGCCCCGAGGATTTGTTTTTAAGACCCAATATTACCGTTGTCCTCAATGATTTAATCATAGGATTAACTCTGCCGGCAAAGTCCGAGATTCTGTCTTTTGAATTTGAATACGGGGCTATTGTTAATATCTTAAAGAAGAAATGCGAAGATGATTCTTTAAGTTTAAGACTTCTTAAAGCAGATCTTTTATTAAAGCCACGAACCTCTAAGAACGACTTTTTAAACTATCTAGAATCTGAACTTCGTCCAGAAACAAAACTTGTAGTTATCAGTCATATTTTCACAGGCACAGGTCACTGCGTGCCTTTGGTTGAGATTCAAAAGCTTCTTACAAGTAAAGGCATTCTCTTGATCGTTGATGGAGCCCACGGCCCTGGTGCGATGAATATCGACTTTGAAAATGAACTGAAAGATTTAGATTTTTATTCTGGGAATCTCCACAAGTGGACGATGGGACCTAAGGGAACCGCTTTTGGCTGGGTGAACCCCTCCAAACAGCACTTATTAAAACCCTTGATGGCTTCATGGACCTATTACCCAGATATTCCCGTGCACTATCAAATGTTTTCCCATGCAGGAAGCTTTGCTTCGCGGATGCTCTGGTCTCATTCACAGGCTTTTTCTGCTTACTTTGCTTTAGAAAAATGCTTTAGCTATTGGAATCGATACGGAAAAGAAGTTCTCTTTCAGGAGATTCAAAAAAGAGCCCAGTGGATTTCCAAAGAATTAGGGGCTGCAGGCTTAGTCCATACAACTTATGAGCAGGAAGAGTTTGTCTCCCCGTTGTTATGTTACAAGCTCGAGCAGTTTGATGAATCACTTTTTAAAAGACTTCTTCTGGAGCTTAATGGCGTGCGCGTGCAGATTGGCCGCCCACAAGTTCCAGATCATCAGTTTTTAAGAATCTCAGCGCATATACACAATACTCAAGCAGAGCTCGCACAAGCCGTGGAGTGTTTAAAACTTGCGATTAAAAAATAA
- a CDS encoding beta-lactamase family exonuclease (COG1236 Predicted exonuclease of the beta-lactamase fold involved in RNA processing), producing MRVHFLGAAETVTGSKFLVQDENTQILVDCGMFQGLKELREMNWLEFDFHVSQIDAVILTHAHLDHCGALPILVREGFKGPIFCTEPTAALTRLILLDSAKIQEEDAEYANKKGFSKHSPALPLYTVEDAEKVLEHFVTVDLKEEFQIGTLQARFFMAGHILGAASAWISNGKKSVYFSGDLGRYEDPLMPPPEAPQGVDMLVMESTYGHKNHSAVSSKEVLKEEILAVAKDRGVLLIPSFSVGRSQNILYEIVELKRNGEIPATVPVYFNSPMGSDACALYEKYYPFHKLGRGQFAEVMSEIHSVKTSEASKDLNQSHQRPMVIIAASGMLTGGRVLHHLKAFGGYAKNRILLAGFQSPGTRGRDLLEGKREIKIHGQFHEIKSKIIPADSFSAHADQSELLKWIQSAKEAPKKVFLVHGELNAAKELAQKIESELGLSVEIPKMGRSFDV from the coding sequence ATGAGAGTTCATTTTTTAGGCGCAGCAGAAACCGTCACAGGTTCTAAGTTTCTTGTTCAAGATGAAAATACGCAAATTCTTGTGGATTGCGGAATGTTTCAAGGACTTAAAGAGCTGCGAGAGATGAACTGGCTGGAGTTTGATTTTCACGTCAGTCAAATTGATGCAGTGATATTAACTCATGCCCATTTGGATCATTGCGGGGCCTTACCGATCTTAGTGCGTGAAGGCTTTAAGGGGCCGATTTTCTGCACAGAACCCACAGCGGCTTTGACTCGTTTGATTCTTTTAGACTCAGCAAAAATTCAGGAAGAAGATGCCGAGTACGCTAATAAAAAAGGTTTCTCCAAGCACAGTCCAGCGCTCCCTCTTTACACGGTGGAAGATGCGGAAAAGGTTCTTGAACATTTTGTAACTGTGGATCTAAAAGAGGAATTTCAGATTGGAACTTTGCAGGCAAGATTCTTTATGGCGGGACATATTTTGGGAGCTGCCTCGGCTTGGATTTCTAATGGTAAAAAGAGTGTTTACTTTTCTGGTGATCTAGGACGTTACGAAGATCCCTTGATGCCGCCGCCAGAGGCTCCTCAAGGGGTTGATATGTTGGTGATGGAATCTACCTATGGACATAAAAATCACTCTGCTGTCAGCTCGAAAGAAGTTTTAAAAGAAGAAATCCTAGCTGTAGCTAAAGATCGGGGAGTGCTTTTAATTCCAAGTTTTTCAGTCGGGCGGTCACAGAATATTCTCTATGAAATTGTAGAATTAAAAAGAAACGGGGAGATACCAGCAACAGTCCCCGTCTATTTTAATTCACCGATGGGTTCGGATGCTTGCGCTCTTTATGAAAAATATTACCCATTTCACAAGTTGGGTCGAGGTCAGTTTGCAGAAGTGATGTCAGAGATTCACTCTGTGAAAACATCGGAAGCTTCAAAGGATTTAAATCAATCCCATCAAAGACCCATGGTTATTATCGCAGCTAGCGGCATGCTTACAGGCGGCCGAGTCTTACATCACCTCAAGGCTTTTGGTGGTTATGCAAAAAACAGGATTCTTTTAGCTGGGTTCCAAAGTCCAGGTACGCGTGGTCGAGATCTGTTGGAAGGAAAACGCGAAATAAAAATTCACGGTCAGTTCCATGAAATTAAAAGTAAAATTATTCCAGCAGATTCATTCTCTGCCCATGCTGACCAAAGCGAGCTTTTAAAGTGGATACAGAGTGCAAAAGAAGCACCGAAGAAAGTGTTTTTAGTTCATGGCGAACTTAATGCTGCAAAGGAGCTTGCGCAAAAGATTGAATCAGAACTTGGCTTAAGCGTTGAAATTCCAAAGATGGGAAGATCTTTTGATGTTTAA